One Parageobacillus sp. KH3-4 genomic region harbors:
- a CDS encoding galactokinase: protein MMTNWKEEFIQLFAGTKEDIRIFFAPGRVNLIGEHTDYNGGHVLPCALEIGTYALVRKTANPFIRFYSKNFPETGIITVSYDDLSYQEQHGWANYPKGIIAAFQLFCPIETGLDILYYGTIPNGAGLSSSASIELVTAVMLNELFAQHIDMLELVKMSQKVENEYVGVNCGIMDQFAVGMGKRNHAMLLNCQTLEYRYLPVSMSNCSIVIANTNKKRGLADSAYNERRATCEAVLVKLQKHINIASLGDLTSEQLEEYKHLLSPLEQQRARHAVTENERTIEAAAALEKGDLARFGELMKQSHISLRDDYEVTGTELDTLVEAAWKHEGTIGARMTGAGFGGCTVNIVKDAYIPDFIERVGKEYVEKIGYEASFYVVKIGDGAREITETKEMSV from the coding sequence ATGATGACAAACTGGAAAGAAGAATTTATACAGTTATTTGCCGGCACGAAGGAGGACATCCGCATCTTCTTCGCACCAGGCCGCGTCAACTTAATCGGCGAGCATACCGACTATAACGGCGGGCATGTGCTGCCATGTGCTTTGGAAATCGGCACGTATGCGCTCGTACGCAAAACAGCTAATCCGTTTATTCGCTTTTACTCAAAAAACTTTCCAGAAACCGGGATCATTACGGTATCTTATGATGATTTGTCTTACCAAGAACAACATGGATGGGCGAACTATCCGAAAGGAATTATTGCTGCGTTTCAGTTGTTTTGTCCGATCGAGACGGGACTCGATATTTTGTATTACGGGACGATCCCGAACGGAGCTGGATTATCATCGTCCGCTTCTATCGAGCTGGTGACGGCGGTCATGCTTAATGAGCTATTTGCGCAGCATATCGATATGCTTGAACTTGTGAAAATGAGTCAAAAAGTAGAAAATGAATATGTTGGCGTCAATTGCGGCATTATGGATCAGTTTGCCGTCGGAATGGGAAAGCGAAACCATGCAATGCTGCTAAACTGCCAAACATTGGAGTACCGCTATTTACCCGTTTCGATGAGCAATTGTTCGATTGTCATCGCCAACACAAACAAAAAGCGCGGCCTGGCCGATTCGGCATATAACGAACGGCGGGCGACATGCGAGGCAGTTTTGGTGAAATTGCAGAAACATATAAACATTGCTTCACTGGGTGATTTGACAAGCGAGCAGTTGGAAGAGTATAAGCATCTTCTTTCTCCGCTTGAACAACAGCGCGCCCGCCATGCCGTGACGGAAAACGAGCGGACGATAGAGGCAGCGGCCGCGTTGGAAAAGGGAGATTTGGCGCGCTTTGGCGAGTTAATGAAACAATCACACATTTCGCTGCGCGATGACTATGAAGTGACAGGGACCGAACTAGATACGCTTGTCGAAGCGGCGTGGAAGCACGAAGGGACGATCGGCGCCCGCATGACCGGCGCTGGTTTTGGCGGCTGCACGGTGAACATCGTGAAAGATGCGTACATTCCTGACTTTATCGAACGAGTCGGTAAAGAGTACGTCGAAAAAATCGGCTATGAAGCTAGTTTTTATGTCGTGAAAATCGGCGACGGAGCGAGAGAAATCACAGAAACAAAGGAGATGAGCGTATGA
- the galE gene encoding UDP-glucose 4-epimerase GalE: MILVCGGAGYIGSHAVYRLIEKGEKVIVVDNLQTGHREAVHREAVFYQGDIRDRAFLRDVFRKHEIDTVIHFAANSLVGESMQEPLKYYDNNVYGTQVLLEIMNEFGVKQIVFSSTAAVYGEPKRIPIVETDPTMPTNTYGETKLAMEKMMKWVNRAYGIRYISLRYFNVAGAYGTLIGEDHDPETHLIPLILKVPLGQREAIHIFGDDYNTHDGTCIRDYIHVLDLVDAHILAVEKLRSGAESNVYNLGNGNGFTVKEVIEAARKVTGHPIPARVMARRPGDPAKLVASAEKAKRELGWEPKYTSIIDIVASAWEWHQANPYGYRGA, from the coding sequence ATGATTCTTGTCTGCGGCGGCGCAGGCTACATCGGCAGTCATGCTGTATATCGCTTGATCGAAAAGGGAGAAAAAGTTATTGTTGTTGATAATTTGCAAACAGGGCATCGTGAAGCAGTTCATCGGGAAGCGGTCTTTTACCAAGGGGATATTCGCGACCGCGCGTTTTTGCGCGACGTATTTCGCAAGCATGAGATCGATACGGTGATTCATTTCGCCGCCAACTCCCTTGTCGGCGAAAGCATGCAAGAGCCGCTCAAATATTACGATAACAACGTGTACGGCACGCAAGTATTGCTGGAAATCATGAACGAGTTCGGTGTCAAGCAAATCGTGTTTTCTTCGACGGCGGCAGTGTATGGAGAACCAAAGCGAATTCCAATTGTAGAAACGGATCCGACGATGCCGACCAACACATATGGAGAAACGAAATTGGCAATGGAAAAAATGATGAAATGGGTCAACCGTGCCTACGGAATCCGCTATATTTCGCTGCGTTATTTTAACGTCGCCGGCGCTTACGGCACGTTGATTGGCGAAGATCATGACCCGGAAACACATCTTATTCCATTAATTTTAAAAGTGCCGCTTGGTCAACGTGAAGCAATTCATATTTTTGGTGATGATTACAATACCCATGACGGCACGTGCATTCGCGACTATATTCACGTGCTCGATCTAGTTGACGCGCACATTCTGGCGGTGGAAAAACTACGGAGCGGTGCGGAAAGCAACGTATACAATTTAGGAAACGGCAACGGCTTTACCGTTAAAGAAGTGATCGAAGCGGCGCGGAAAGTTACCGGCCATCCGATCCCAGCGCGTGTCATGGCGCGGCGCCCGGGCGATCCAGCGAAGCTTGTCGCATCCGCAGAAAAAGCAAAGCGCGAGCTAGGATGGGAACCAAAATACACATCCATTATCGATATTGTCGCTTCGGCATGGGAATGGCATCAGGCGAACCCATACGGATATCGAGGTGCATGA
- the galT gene encoding UDP-glucose--hexose-1-phosphate uridylyltransferase gives MTVADILTAIEQLIQYGVKSGLLPREDIVYARNRLLAALRLEEWKPAEVKDTPFASLSPILETILNWAYERGLLETNTTTERDIWGAKLINCLMPRPSEVIREFYAKYHKEPKLATDWFYSLSKASNYIQTARIAKNRQWKVKTAYGEIDITINLSKPEKDPKEIAKLKDAPPSSYPRCLLCKENEGYEGTWHHPARSNHRVIPITLLDETWYFQYSPYMYYNEHCIVFHEEHVPMKMERKTFARLLDFIEKFPHYFIGSNADLPIVGGSILAHDHFQGGNYTFAMEKAEIEEYILFPSFPSLTAGIVRWPMSVIRLRGKKEEVLEAADCIYETWRTYSDPSVDIYSNSGDVPHNTVTPIARRRGDLFEMDIVLRNNRTSEEHPYGIFHPHEELHHIKKENIGLIEVMGLAVLPGRLASELDTLATYLVQNTQKDEWDETLLKHRDWYEQIRATYSNITEENVLGILRHEVGQRFITVLEHAGVFKRNEKGKQAFHTFLQKVRKKLS, from the coding sequence ATGACAGTGGCGGACATTTTGACGGCGATAGAACAGCTGATCCAATACGGGGTAAAAAGCGGCCTGCTTCCACGCGAAGATATTGTTTATGCGCGCAATCGCCTGCTAGCGGCGCTGCGGTTAGAGGAGTGGAAGCCAGCGGAGGTAAAGGACACGCCCTTTGCCTCCCTTTCTCCGATCTTAGAGACGATTTTAAATTGGGCGTATGAACGCGGTCTTTTGGAAACGAATACAACGACGGAGCGGGATATATGGGGCGCCAAGCTAATAAACTGTTTAATGCCGCGCCCATCCGAAGTGATCCGTGAATTTTATGCCAAATATCATAAAGAACCGAAACTGGCAACCGACTGGTTTTATTCCTTAAGCAAAGCCTCCAACTACATTCAAACAGCGCGGATTGCGAAAAATAGACAATGGAAAGTGAAAACAGCATACGGAGAGATTGATATTACCATCAATTTATCGAAACCAGAGAAAGATCCGAAAGAAATCGCGAAATTAAAAGATGCTCCACCATCTTCGTATCCGCGTTGCTTGTTATGCAAAGAAAATGAAGGATATGAAGGGACGTGGCACCATCCAGCACGCTCCAACCACCGCGTCATTCCGATAACGTTATTAGATGAGACGTGGTATTTTCAATATTCTCCGTATATGTATTACAATGAGCATTGCATCGTGTTCCACGAGGAGCATGTGCCGATGAAAATGGAACGGAAAACGTTCGCGCGCTTGCTTGATTTCATTGAAAAGTTTCCGCATTATTTCATCGGCTCGAATGCCGATTTGCCAATTGTCGGCGGTTCGATTTTGGCTCATGATCATTTTCAAGGCGGAAACTATACGTTTGCGATGGAAAAAGCGGAAATCGAAGAGTACATTTTGTTTCCGTCTTTTCCATCATTGACAGCAGGAATCGTGCGCTGGCCGATGTCAGTAATCCGCCTGCGCGGCAAAAAAGAAGAAGTACTCGAAGCAGCGGATTGCATTTACGAAACATGGCGGACGTATAGCGACCCGAGCGTCGACATCTATTCCAACAGCGGAGATGTTCCGCATAACACCGTCACGCCAATCGCGAGACGCCGTGGCGATTTGTTTGAAATGGATATCGTGTTGCGTAACAATCGAACATCTGAGGAACATCCATACGGCATTTTTCACCCTCATGAAGAATTGCATCATATTAAAAAAGAAAATATCGGCTTAATTGAAGTGATGGGTCTTGCCGTGCTTCCAGGAAGACTAGCAAGCGAATTAGATACACTGGCAACATATCTTGTCCAGAATACGCAAAAAGATGAGTGGGACGAAACGCTTTTAAAACACCGGGATTGGTACGAGCAAATTCGTGCCACTTACTCGAATATTACGGAAGAAAATGTATTGGGCATTTTGCGTCACGAAGTAGGACAGCGCTTTATTACCGTCCTAGAGCATGCGGGCGTGTTTAAACGCAATGAGAAAGGGAAACAGGCATTTCACACCTTCTTGCAGAAAGTGCGGAAGAAGTTGTCATGA
- a CDS encoding LacI family DNA-binding transcriptional regulator, whose protein sequence is MATLKEIAEKVGVSVATVSRVLNYDTTLSVSDETRKRIFEVAQQLNYKTLRERSQQAKERFRFGLIHWYSERQELDDPYYMAIRLGVEKECFERQIELVKLFKQNGSYPEERMEHLDGIIAVGKFGPKDVSAFVARTEHIVFVDCSPDEQKFDSVVIDLRKSTIMVLDHLLQLGHQKIGYIGGREYVDGQTPLHDEREATFYEYLYLKGIYDSRYVWTGSFTAEDGYRLMKQAISAKDLPTAFFIASDSMAIGALRALHEAQIPVPNHVSIVGFNDLPTAKFVHPPLTTVKVYTEFMGETAVELLVERLTTKRTICKKVVVPTKLVVRESSQVCLKGS, encoded by the coding sequence ATGGCGACATTAAAAGAAATCGCGGAAAAAGTCGGAGTATCGGTGGCAACGGTGTCGCGCGTGCTTAATTATGACACCACTTTGTCAGTGTCGGATGAAACGAGAAAACGCATTTTCGAAGTGGCCCAGCAGCTAAACTATAAAACGCTGCGGGAACGCAGCCAACAAGCGAAAGAACGGTTTCGCTTCGGTCTTATTCATTGGTATTCGGAACGGCAAGAACTTGATGATCCGTATTATATGGCGATTCGTTTAGGGGTAGAAAAAGAATGTTTTGAACGACAGATCGAGTTGGTAAAGCTGTTTAAACAAAACGGTTCTTATCCAGAAGAACGGATGGAACATTTGGATGGTATCATTGCGGTAGGAAAATTTGGACCGAAAGATGTAAGTGCGTTTGTAGCAAGAACCGAGCATATTGTATTTGTTGATTGTTCGCCGGATGAGCAAAAGTTTGACTCCGTTGTCATTGATTTAAGGAAATCAACGATTATGGTGTTAGACCATCTTCTTCAGCTCGGTCATCAAAAAATCGGCTATATTGGCGGGCGCGAATATGTGGACGGACAAACACCTCTTCATGATGAGCGCGAAGCAACGTTTTACGAATATTTGTATTTGAAAGGAATATATGATTCACGATATGTATGGACAGGCAGCTTTACCGCCGAAGACGGTTATCGATTAATGAAACAAGCAATTTCTGCGAAAGATCTTCCGACCGCGTTTTTCATCGCCAGCGATTCGATGGCGATTGGGGCGCTGCGCGCACTTCATGAAGCGCAAATTCCGGTTCCTAATCATGTATCGATCGTCGGATTTAATGATCTTCCGACCGCAAAATTTGTCCACCCGCCATTAACAACGGTAAAAGTGTATACAGAGTTTATGGGAGAGACGGCAGTAGAACTGTTAGTAGAGAGGTTGACGACGAAACGAACTATTTGCAAAAAAGTGGTTGTGCCAACCAAACTTGTTGTTCGCGAAAGCAGTCAAGTATGTTTAAAAGGGAGCTGA
- a CDS encoding Hsp20/alpha crystallin family protein: MSLIPYDPFRHFETMRRDLNRFFSTDFPSFFSHLEDHIGMPRMDMHETETEYVVSCDLPGLEKKEDVHIDVHNNVLTISGTIQRHQSVKEEQMHRRERFFGRFQRSITLPSDAATDNIKATYKNGVLDIHIPKTTSGPKKRVDIEFH; this comes from the coding sequence ATGTCTTTAATTCCTTACGATCCATTTCGCCATTTCGAAACAATGCGTAGAGATCTTAACCGATTTTTCTCAACGGATTTTCCATCTTTCTTTTCCCATTTGGAAGATCATATCGGAATGCCGCGCATGGATATGCACGAAACAGAAACCGAATATGTTGTTTCCTGCGATCTTCCGGGTCTGGAGAAAAAAGAAGACGTGCATATCGACGTACACAACAATGTTTTAACTATTAGCGGAACTATTCAACGCCACCAAAGCGTGAAAGAAGAACAAATGCACCGCCGAGAACGCTTTTTCGGCCGTTTTCAACGTTCTATTACGCTGCCATCAGATGCAGCTACAGACAACATTAAAGCAACATATAAAAACGGTGTGCTCGATATTCATATCCCAAAAACAACATCCGGTCCGAAAAAGCGCGTCGATATCGAATTTCATTAA
- a CDS encoding DUF1648 domain-containing protein, whose amino-acid sequence MRIIEVQKRPVLKIKKTPLETALNIATLLLFIGSILYLLMEWSSLPNRVPMHYNFFGEIDKWGSKGIIVLHPIIGAVLWISLTVLEKFPHVYNYIINLTEKNIEQQYKNGRIMINVIKNEILIYISYSIWKDIKAAYGHDITFGTWDLPLFLIVLFSSISFFIVRSIRLR is encoded by the coding sequence GTGAGAATAATCGAAGTTCAAAAACGGCCAGTATTAAAAATAAAGAAAACACCATTAGAAACTGCTCTTAATATCGCCACATTACTACTTTTCATTGGAAGTATCCTGTACTTGTTGATGGAATGGTCTTCCTTGCCGAACCGAGTACCAATGCACTATAACTTTTTCGGAGAAATAGATAAATGGGGAAGCAAAGGAATAATTGTTTTACATCCGATTATAGGAGCTGTTTTATGGATTAGTCTTACCGTTCTTGAAAAGTTCCCTCACGTTTATAATTATATCATCAATCTAACAGAAAAAAATATAGAACAGCAATACAAAAATGGCCGGATCATGATTAACGTTATAAAAAATGAAATACTCATTTATATATCCTACAGTATTTGGAAAGATATAAAAGCCGCATATGGACACGATATCACTTTCGGGACTTGGGATCTGCCTTTATTTCTTATCGTCCTTTTCAGCTCGATAAGCTTTTTTATAGTAAGATCAATTCGTTTAAGGTAA
- a CDS encoding flavin monoamine oxidase family protein — translation MSDYVFPKLSSDQMISIIRNGLPKTKIPKKIIIVGAGMSGLVAASLLKQAGHDITILEASDRVGGRVYTLRADFMDGQYLEAGAMRIPDTHLLTLEYIRKFHLPVNRFINETPNDIIYVRGIKTRLKIYERNPDILGFPVAPHERGKTATELLQWAIKPVTDFINQNPRRNWPLVIKELDKYSMDAYLRYNPFGTTLSTGAIDMIKVILSLEGLLELSFLEMLRELMILFTPNIRFYEITGGNDQLPKAFVPQLKDNIMFGQKVRKIVQHNNQVTVHSVHTKILEPFQITGDLAIVTIPFSVLQFVEVEPRDSFSYNKWKAIRELHYVGSTKTGIQFKSRFWEKEGMYGGKNVSDLPITYTQYPSHDLGTSGSGVILASYTWEDDAIPWDSLDSEFRLEYALKNLATIHGKQVYREFETGVSHSWVRYPYSAGAFTMFKPEQATELSPYISTPEGRVHFAGEHASTTHGWIQGAIESGIRVAYEVNDLPKTFFQT, via the coding sequence ATGTCAGATTACGTATTTCCTAAGTTATCATCTGATCAAATGATTTCGATCATCAGAAATGGACTTCCCAAAACCAAAATTCCCAAGAAGATCATCATTGTTGGCGCGGGTATGTCAGGACTAGTCGCAGCCTCTTTGCTTAAGCAAGCTGGACATGATATTACCATCCTTGAAGCTTCTGACAGAGTAGGAGGACGGGTCTATACGCTGCGAGCCGATTTTATGGATGGGCAGTATCTTGAAGCTGGTGCGATGCGTATCCCTGATACTCATTTATTGACTTTGGAATATATAAGAAAATTCCACCTTCCTGTTAATCGGTTTATCAATGAGACTCCTAACGACATTATTTATGTTAGAGGAATCAAAACTCGTTTAAAGATATATGAAAGGAATCCTGACATTTTGGGCTTTCCAGTAGCCCCGCATGAAAGGGGTAAAACTGCTACAGAGTTGCTTCAATGGGCAATAAAACCCGTGACCGATTTTATTAACCAAAACCCACGAAGAAATTGGCCTTTGGTCATAAAAGAATTGGATAAATACTCGATGGATGCTTATTTGAGATATAACCCGTTTGGAACCACGTTATCTACAGGTGCCATCGACATGATCAAAGTCATTCTTTCACTGGAAGGATTACTGGAACTTTCTTTCCTAGAAATGTTACGCGAACTAATGATCTTGTTTACCCCTAATATTCGCTTCTATGAAATTACGGGCGGCAACGATCAACTTCCTAAAGCATTTGTCCCTCAATTGAAAGATAATATCATGTTTGGACAAAAGGTAAGGAAAATTGTCCAGCACAACAACCAAGTAACCGTTCATTCTGTCCATACAAAAATCTTGGAGCCATTTCAAATCACCGGTGATCTTGCGATTGTAACCATTCCTTTTTCAGTCTTACAATTTGTCGAGGTTGAACCACGTGACTCTTTTTCGTATAACAAATGGAAAGCGATTCGGGAACTTCACTATGTGGGCTCTACGAAGACCGGCATTCAATTTAAAAGCCGATTTTGGGAAAAGGAAGGCATGTATGGCGGGAAAAACGTTTCTGATCTCCCTATTACATATACTCAGTATCCGAGCCATGACCTTGGTACATCAGGATCAGGTGTTATTTTGGCTAGTTATACATGGGAGGATGATGCTATACCTTGGGACAGCTTGGACAGTGAATTTCGCTTGGAATATGCATTAAAAAACTTGGCCACTATCCATGGTAAACAGGTATATCGTGAGTTTGAAACAGGAGTGAGCCACAGCTGGGTTCGATATCCATATTCTGCTGGAGCTTTCACAATGTTTAAACCAGAACAAGCAACAGAACTATCTCCTTATATTTCCACTCCCGAAGGAAGGGTTCATTTTGCTGGCGAACATGCCTCAACTACCCACGGTTGGATCCAAGGCGCAATCGAATCCGGAATACGTGTTGCATATGAAGTCAATGACTTGCCAAAAACTTTCTTTCAGACCTAA